One window of the Eucalyptus grandis isolate ANBG69807.140 chromosome 6, ASM1654582v1, whole genome shotgun sequence genome contains the following:
- the LOC104452031 gene encoding LOW QUALITY PROTEIN: G-type lectin S-receptor-like serine/threonine-protein kinase At4g27290 (The sequence of the model RefSeq protein was modified relative to this genomic sequence to represent the inferred CDS: inserted 1 base in 1 codon), with protein sequence MKAFVALSMCLVLFSCNALLSNALDTIATNQSIRDGENLISAGGTFELGFFSADDPPKRYLGIWYKKITTTIVWVANRVAPLADASGTLRVTTHGSLVLLDGNGSDIWLSNAPIPVHNPVAQLLDSGNLVVRDAEGSDPNTFLWQSFDYPTDTLVAGMKLGRNRRSGFNRHLTSWKSINDPSPGNFTFQLDPNGYPQELLKQGSDIKFSTGPWNGLRWSGIPNLNPNPYYRYEFVLNEEEMYYRYELLNSWVISRMILMPNGMLQRFTXIDRTQGWTLYISCPIDQCDNYASCGAYGSCRVDTSPVCRCLKGFVPRFSQEWDILDWSNGCVRRNALDCEKDIFVKYSKLKLPDTRSSWFNESMNLQECEVVCMKNCSCMAYSNLDIRDGGSGCLLWFDKLIDIREYSDYGQDLYIRMAASESALLPSHQKKHELVMGLAVSFGSVFLILVLTIRVLQCKKKKMKLPEGDSCENQKEDLELPLFDLSTVALATNYFSLDNKLGEGGFGPVYKGVLRGGQIIAVKMLSKNSRQGLHEFKNEVLYVSKLQHRNLVKLLGCCIEEEKLLIYEFVPNRSLDSFLFDPTQREQLDWSARFNIINGIARGLLYLHQDSRLRIIHRDIKASNVLLDCEMNPKISDFGLAKSFAGNETQANTNRVVGTYGYMSPEYALDGLFSTKSDVFSYGVLVLEIVSGKRNRGFHHPDHDHNLLGHAWRLFTEGRSMQLLDKLVQNSCSTSEALRSIHIGLLCVQRCPNDRPSMSAVVMMLGSDIELPLSKEPGFFNERNLLQENPSQSQPNEITMTLLSAR encoded by the exons ATGAAAGCTTTTGTGGCACTTTCCATGTGTCTTGTTCTCTTCTCTTGTAATGCCCTTCTTTCCAATGCACTAGATACCATAGCAACAAATCAGTCGATTCGAGACGGCGAGAACCTAATCTCTGCTGGTGGGACATTTGAGCTGGGGTTCTTCAGTGCGGACGATCCCCCAAAGCGATATCTGGGAATATGGTACAAGAAAATAACCACGACAATAGTGTGGGTTGCAAATAGAGTAGCACCCCTTGCGGACGCATCAGGCACTTTGAGGGTTACTACCCACGGAAGTCTCGTCCTTCTCGACGGGAATGGAAGTGATATCTGGTTGTCGAACGCTCCGATACCAGTGCATAATCCAGTTGCGCAGCTCTTGGATTCAGGAAATCTGGTTGTGAGAGACGCAGAAGGCAGTGATCCCAATACTTTCCTGTGGCAGAGTTTTGACTATCCTACAGATACACTTGTAGCCGGTATGAAGCTAGGACGGAATAGAAGATCAGGCTTCAATCGTCATTTAACATCATGGAAGAGCATTAATGATCCTTCTCCAGGTAACTTTACGTTTCAACTTGATCCGAATGGCTACCCACAAGAACTATTGAAGCAGGGTTCTGACATCAAGTTCAGCACAGGACCATGGAATGGTCTTCGATGGAGTGGCATACCTAATTTAAATCCAAACCCATACTACAGGTATGAATTTGTGTTAAATGAGGAAGAGATGTACTACCGCTACGAGCTCCTCAACAGCTGGGTCATTTCCAGGATGATATTGATGCCCAATGGCATGCTACAGCGATTCA TGATTGACCGAACGCAGGGCTGGACGCTTTACATCAGTTGCCCAATAGACCAATGTGACAACTATGCATCATGTGGTGCCTATGGTAGCTGTAGGGTCGATACTTCCCCAGTGTGTAGGTGCTTGAAAGGCTTTGTGCCCCGATTTTCTCAAGAATGGGATATTTTGGATTGGTCCAATGGGTGTGTGAGGAGAAATGCTTTGGATTGTGAAAAGGACATATTTGTGAAGTATTCTAAATTAAAATTGCCGGATACTCGGTCTTCCTGGTTTAACGAGAGCATGAATCTTCAAGAATGCGAAGTAGTTTGCATGAAAAATTGTTCCTGTATGGCTTATTCGAACTTAGACATCCGAGATGGAGGAAGTGGTTGCTTGCTGTGGTTCGACAAGCTGATTGACATTAGAGAGTACAGCGACTATGGACAGGACCTCTACATCCGGATGGCTGCATCAGAATCAG CTTTACTACCGTCACACCAAAAGAAGCATGAGCTGGTCATGGGCTTGGCAGTTTCTTTCGGGTCTGTTTTCCTCATTCTGGTTCTCACCATCCGTGTTCtacaatgcaagaagaagaaaatgaagcttCCCGAAG GAGACAGCTGTGAAAACCAGAAGGAAGATCTTGAGTTGCCACTATTTGACTTGTCTACTGTAGCTCTTGCTACCAATTACTTTTCGTTGGACAATAAGCTTGGAGAAGGTGGTTTTGGACCTGTCTACAAG GGTGTGTTGAGGGGTGGTCAAATAATTGCTGTGAAGATGCTGTCAAAGAACTCAAGACAAGGGCTGCATGAGTTTAAAAATGAAGTTCTATATGTTTCCAAGCTGCAGCACCGGAACCTAGTGAAGCTTCTAGGATGTTGcattgaggaagaaaaacttTTGATCTATGAATTCGTGCCCAACAGGAGCTTGGACTCATTTCTCTTTG ATCCAACGCAGAGGGAGCAACTGGACTGGTCAGCTCGTTTCAACATCATCAATGGAATTGCTAGGGGGCTTCTTTACCTTCATCAAGATTCCAGACTCAGGATTATTCACAGAGATATAAAAGCTAGCAATGTATTGTTAGATTGTGAAATGAACCCCAAGATCTCTGATTTTGGCTTGGCTAAAAGCTTCGCAGGGAATGAGACACAGGCAAATACTAACAGAGTGGTTGGAACATA TGGTTACATGTCTCCAGAGTATGCTCTTGATGGACTTTTCTCAACAAAATCTGATGTCTTTAGCTATGGTGTATTGGTGCTCGAGATCGTAAGCGGGAAGAGAAACAGAGGGTTTCATCATCCAGACCACGATCATAATCTCCTCGGACAT GCCTGGAGACTGTTCACAGAAGGCAGGTCCATGCAGTTGCTCGATAAGTTGGTCCAGAATTCGTGCAGTACTTCTGAAGCATTACGCTCTATTCATATCGGCCTATTGTGCGTGCAGCGATGCCCCAATGATAGGCCGAGTATGTCCGCGGTGGTTATGATGCTGGGAAGCGACATCGAATTGCCTCTTTCGAAAGAGCCGGGGTTTTTCAATGAAAGGAATCTACTCCAAGAAAACCCTTCACAAAGTCAACCAAACGAAATCACCATGACACTGTTATCTGCTCGATGA
- the LOC120294491 gene encoding G-type lectin S-receptor-like serine/threonine-protein kinase At4g27290, whose protein sequence is MTVVWVANRVTPLADSVGTLKVTGSGSLVLLNANGSEIWSSNSSTDARNPVAQLLDSGNLVVKDVDGTGSGNFTYKIDPNGFPQSLLRQGSVVKFRLGPWNGVRYSGMPNLDPNPYYSYEFVLDDDEIYYHLKAP, encoded by the exons ATGACAGTAGTATGGGTCGCAAATAGAGTCACCCCGCTTGCGGATTCAGTGGGCACTTTGAAGGTTACCGGCTCGGGAAGTCTTGTCCTCCTGAACGCAAATGGAAGTGAAATTTGGTCATCTAACTCATCCACAGATGCACGAAATCCAGTCGCACAGCTCTTGGATTCAGGAAATCTTGTTGTGAAAGATGTAGATGGAACTGGTTCTG GTAACTTTACATACAAAATCGACCCAAATGGCTTCCCGCAAAGCCTACTGAGGCAAGGTTCAGTTGTTAAGTTCCGGTTGGGACCATGGAATGGTGTTCGATATAGTGGAATGCCTAATCTAGATCCTAACCCATATTACAGTTATGAATTTGTGTTGGATGACGATGAGATTTACTACCATTTGAAGGCTCCTTGA